In Leopardus geoffroyi isolate Oge1 chromosome D1, O.geoffroyi_Oge1_pat1.0, whole genome shotgun sequence, a single window of DNA contains:
- the LOC123602654 gene encoding olfactory receptor 5I1-like → MELENLTVKTEFFLLGFSEHPELWRVLFAVFLFIYSVTLMGNLGMMSLIMTSSHLHTPMYFFLCILSFIDVCYSSTIAPKLLADLVSEKKTISYKGCAAQLYFFCSLVDTESFLLAAMAYDRYIAICNPLLYTVIMSKRLCCQLVIGAFWGGTMSSIIHTTNTFHLSFCSKEINHFFCDISPLFSLSCTDTYMHDIVLVVFAGLVEAICLLTVLLSYVCIIAAILKTGSAEGRRKGFSTCASHLTVVTIYHGTLIFIYLRPSAGHSLDIDKVTSVFYTLIIPMLNPLIYSLRNKDVKNAFRKVISRKLLS, encoded by the coding sequence ATGGAATTGGAGAACCTCACTGTGAAGACTGAGTTCTTTCTCTTGGGATTTAGTGAGCATCCAGAACTCTGGAGGGTTCTTTTTGCTGTGTTCCTTTTTATCTACTCTGTTACCTTAATGGGGAACCTAGGGATGATGTCATTAATCATGACCAGTTCCCATTTACACACCCCTATGTACTTTTTCCTCTGCATACTGTCCTTCATAGATGTATGCTACTCCTCCACCATTGCCCCCAAATTACTTGCAGACTTGGTTTCCGAGAAAAAGACCATTTCTTACAAGGGCTGTGCTGCACagttatattttttctgttctttggttGACACAGAATCTTTCCTCTTGGCTGCCATGGCTTATGACCGGTACATAGCCATCTGCAACCCACTGCTTTATACTGTTATTATGTCCAAGAGGCTTTGCTGCCAGCTTGTGATTGGAGCATTTTGGGGGGGTACCATGAGCTCAATTATTCACACTACCAATACCTTCCATCTGTCTTTCTGCTCCAAAGAAATTAACCACTTCTTCTGTGATATCTCCCcactcttctctctgtcctgcaCTGATACTTACATGCATGACATTGTTCTGGTAGTTTTTGCTGGTTTAGTGGAAGCTATCTGTCTTCTAACAGTTCTTCTCTCTTATGTCTGCATCATAGCAGCCATTCTTAAAACAGGTTCTgctgaaggaagaagaaaagggttCTCCACTTGTGCCTCCCATCTGACTGTGGTCACTATTTACCATGGtaccctcatttttatttatttgcgcCCCAGCGCTGGTCATTCGCTGGATATTGACAAAGTGACCTCTGTGTTCTATACATTGATTATACCTATGTTGAATCCCTTAATTTACAGTCTGAGGAACAAAGATGTCAAAAATGCCTTTAGGAAAGTGATCAGCCGAAAATTGCTTtcttaa